The Deinococcus puniceus genome segment GGCGCGGCACCGGATTCCACGGCGCACTCAGAGCGTGGGCCGGAAACACGGTCTTTACGGTGGTCAGGTACCGGGTATCGCGCACCCAGTCGCAGGGATCGTTGGTTTCGATTCGCCCGCCCACTGTGGCCGCACCTAGTTTGCCCGTTGGCCCCAGCGCAGTTGCCTTCACCGTCGCCTCTATTTGTTGGCGTGCCAGTGGCCCCAACGACTCTCCGGGCGTCCAGCGGCGTGCAGCGGTGGGGCCGTCCAGCGTGCCCGTAATCGCAGCCGTATTTTCTACCAGCCGGAACAAAATGGCGCGTGGAGCAGTTGTAGGGGGTGTCACAGCAGGTGTGCCCTGTGCCAAAGCCAGTGGGGCCAGAGCCGGAGGGGTGACAAGTGCAGTCAACAGGAAGGCGAGGCGGCGAATGTCGGGCATGACGAAACCTCCGGGGCAGGTGAGCGAAATAGGGAAGACGCCCCATCGTACTTGGCCCGCTGGACGGCAGAGCAAAACCCCCGCCGCGCACCACGCTCCATGAAGGGCAGGGTGTATGGCAGGGGCCTTGAAAGGTCAGGACAGTTTTACTTTGCTCAGTTCCAGCGTCCGCCCCGCTGCTGACGGGTTTCCTGCTCCGGCGCGGCGTAGGTTTCTTCGGCGCGGCTCAATTTCTTGCGGCCATACAGCCCTTCCAGAATAAACTCGGCGGCGCTGACCCGCACGGCGTCGCTGTTGCTGTCGGCAATTTCTACGGCGAGGTCACGCAGGCCGGGAACTTGTGCGGTGGCTTTCATGCCCGCAGCGGGGTCGCCGCCCTGAGGGAAGCGGAACACGTTGCCGTCTTCAAACCACTTTTCCAGATCGCGGGTGTCGGCGCTGGCGTGGCGGCGGGCGTACACGGCTCCGGCGGCCTTACGAATCACGTCGCGGGCCACCTGATCGGCCCCCTTCATCTCGCCCTCGTATTCCAGTTCCATCTTGCCCGTAATGGCAGGAAGGCCCGCGTACACGTCGCTGACCCGCACCACCGGTTGGCCGTCTCCGGTCAGGCTGCGGCGTTCGGCGTTGGCGCTCGCCACTTCCATCAAGCTGATCGGCAGGCGCTGAGACACACCCGACAGCTTGTCTACGCGGCCATCTTCGCGGGCCTGAAACGCGATTTCCTCGATCAGTTCGGCCATGAATCCGGGCACGGTCACGTCTTCGCCGCGTACCGCTTCCTGCTCCGTAATATTCATGCCGAGGCGAACGTCGGTGGGGTAGTGGGTGCGGATTTCGCTGCCGATGCGGTCTTTCAGGGGCGTCACGATTTTGCCGCGTGCCGTGTAGTCTTCCGGGTTGGCCGAGAACACCAGCATGACGTCAAGCTCTAGGCGAATCGGGTAGCCCTTGATCTGCACGTCGCCTTCCTGAAGGATGTTGAACAGCGCGACTTGCACTTTGGGGGCAAGGTCGGCCAACTCGTTCACGGCAAAAATGCCTCTGTTGGCGCGGGGCAGCAGGCCAAAGTGCATGCTTCTCACGTCGCCCAAGCTGGTGCCGAGGCGGGCGGCTTTAATCGGATCGACGTCACCGATCAAGTCGGCCACCGTTACGTCGGGCGTGGCGAGTTTTTCTACGTAGCGGTCAGCGCGGGGCAGCCAGCGAATGGGCAAGTCCAGCCCGTGCGCTTCCAGCAGGGCGCGGCCTTCTGCACCCACCGGGTTCAGGGGATCGTCAGGCATTTCCACGCCCGAAATGACCGGAACAAAGTCGTCCATCAGGCCCGTGATGGCCCGCAGGATTCGGCTCTTGGCTTGGCCGCGCAAGCCCAGCAAAATAAAGTTCTGGCGGGCCAGCAGCGCATTCACCAATTGGGGAATCACGGTGTCGTCGTAGCCCACCACGCCGGGAAACAGTTCTTCACCGCTCTGTAATTTGCGCTTCAGGTTGTCGCGTACCTCGTCATGCACACCTCGCCGCACGCCGTCAAATGGGGAACGGCCCTGAAACGCGGGCGTCTGGAGCAGTTCTTTCAGCGTCTGCGCTGCGGGAGTCTGAAGTGCCGTGTCGTGCGCCATCCCTGCCGTCGTTTGGGGTGCAGTCATGTTGGGGGGAAGGTATCACGCACCTTGTGGGCGGAATGTGCGGCTTGCTGGAGAATCGGGGTCAAAAGCTGTCGCTCAGGCGGTTTGCGCTAGGAAGACGAGGCCGACGACGAAGCCGCGCCGCTGTTGTCCTGCGCCTGCTGGTCTTCCAGAGCCTTATAGGCGCACACGGCACTCAGGGCCGCCAACAACACCGGAGCCGCGCCAAAGCTGAGCTGCACGTCTTTGCCGTCCACCACGCCGCCAATGCGTCCGCTCAGGCTGGTTCCGCTGGCGTGGAGCCGCACATCTTTCCCCATCACGCGCCCCGAAAACCGCCCGTGAATCTGCGAGCCTTCCAGCGTTAAGTCCAGATCGTCGCCCTCGATTCGCCCGCCTAGCCGCACGTGTACGCGGTTGGCCGAGAGTTCGCCGTTGGCATCGAAGCCGCCGAAGTGTCCGCCGATCCGTCCGTCTACCCGCTCGCCCTTCAAGGTCAGGCGAATATCCTTGCCCTCGAAGCGTCCGCCGATGCGCCCATGCAGCTCCGAGCCGTTCCAGTCGGCCTGCACGTCATAGCCTTGAGCGAGGCCACCAATCCGCCCGCTGATCTGGACTCGCTGTTCGGTCATGCCGCCAGTTTGACATGCCCCTGCAGCTTGCTAGCCTCTGCCCATGCTCCGCGCCGCCCTGCCTGCCAACGCCCCCACCATCGCGCTGCACCGCTTTCCTGCCGAGGCCGACGCGCAGGAGCGGCCCATATATGCGGCGTGGGTAGAAACAGCCCTACAGCACGGCAAGTATCTGGGCTTCCTGATGGTGCTGGATGGGGAAACAGTCATCTCCGGTGCGGGCCTGACCCTGCTGGAATGGGGGCCGACGCGGGGCGATCCGCAGCCGTTTCGGGGCCGAATCGTGAACGTGTGGACGCACCCTGACCACCGCAGACAAGGCCACGCCCGCGCCGCCGTGCTGGCCTGCCTGAACGCTGCCCAATGCCGGGGCATCTCGCGCCTCAGCCTCGGCACCACGCCGGAAGCCCGCGCCCTGTACGAGTCGTTGGGCTTCCGGGCAAGTGGGGGAGAGCTGGGCCTGACACTGACGGAGAGAGGAGAGAGTCTGATTAGACGGGGCTACCTAGAGGACTAGACCGCTTCAAATGAACCTCTTCCCCATCAAGCGATAGAGAAAGAGCTTGACCTTCTTTTTGAAAACGCCCTTTGGTGGGGAATTGAAAGTCTGCTAAATGCCACAGAACGCGGGCAAGAGTAAAGCAAACCTCCCCCATTTCTTCGTTGGGAAACTCAGTTCTTGATTTTGTTAATGAAGAGCTGCTGCTCAATGTATTAATCATGCCCGTCGTAGCGCTTCTTAGGTCTAAGATGTCTTTGGCGTAGTCAATATAAGAAGTTGAATCAAGCGGTGGGGGCTGTGTTGGGCCTCTGTTTAATTGGGAAGACATAATGATGTTATACAGAGATTGGTAGAATGGGGCGAACACATCGTCGATCAGCTCCAAAAAATCAGTTGAGTCTGTGTTGGCTGCCGTCTCGATTTTGGATAGATTGACTTTGAGAGTACTGGCTGCTGATTTTAACAGTTCTATTTCTTCTGGGGCGAGTTTGTATTGGGTCATAAATGTTCGGCAGATGAAACTGGGAGTGCAGTCAGATTTGAGATGTGGCATCCGATCTTCAGGACTCAACCTTCCGGTTGGAAAGTGTAGCAAATCCACATCCAAATTCACTGAGCGGTTGCCCCTCCCCCGCCCCGCGCTATCCTGCGCCCCATATGTCTCAGGTGTCGGGTGTAAACGGGTCGGGCTACCAAACAGTGATCGGGTTAGAGGTGCATTTGCAGTTGCGGACGCGCACCAAGATTTTTACGGCGTGTCCTGCCGACTACCACGGCGCGGGGCCGAACGAATTTACTGACCCGATGGTGCTGGGCCTGCCCGGTGCGCTGCCCACCCTCAACCGTGAGGCCGTAGAACTGGGCATGATGTTCGGCCTCGGCCTCAACTGCGACGTGTCGGGCTTTACGCAGTTTCACCGGAAAAACTACTTTTACCCCGATTCCCCCAAGAATTTTCAGTTGTCGCAGTATGACCGCCCGATTGCGCGGGACGGCTATCTGGACGTAGAGGGCGGGCGTGTGCGGATTACCCGCGCCCACTTGGAGGACGATGCGGGCAAGCTGATGCACCCTACCTACGC includes the following:
- a CDS encoding GNAT family N-acetyltransferase encodes the protein MLRAALPANAPTIALHRFPAEADAQERPIYAAWVETALQHGKYLGFLMVLDGETVISGAGLTLLEWGPTRGDPQPFRGRIVNVWTHPDHRRQGHARAAVLACLNAAQCRGISRLSLGTTPEARALYESLGFRASGGELGLTLTERGESLIRRGYLED
- a CDS encoding sigma 54-interacting transcriptional regulator → MTAPQTTAGMAHDTALQTPAAQTLKELLQTPAFQGRSPFDGVRRGVHDEVRDNLKRKLQSGEELFPGVVGYDDTVIPQLVNALLARQNFILLGLRGQAKSRILRAITGLMDDFVPVISGVEMPDDPLNPVGAEGRALLEAHGLDLPIRWLPRADRYVEKLATPDVTVADLIGDVDPIKAARLGTSLGDVRSMHFGLLPRANRGIFAVNELADLAPKVQVALFNILQEGDVQIKGYPIRLELDVMLVFSANPEDYTARGKIVTPLKDRIGSEIRTHYPTDVRLGMNITEQEAVRGEDVTVPGFMAELIEEIAFQAREDGRVDKLSGVSQRLPISLMEVASANAERRSLTGDGQPVVRVSDVYAGLPAITGKMELEYEGEMKGADQVARDVIRKAAGAVYARRHASADTRDLEKWFEDGNVFRFPQGGDPAAGMKATAQVPGLRDLAVEIADSNSDAVRVSAAEFILEGLYGRKKLSRAEETYAAPEQETRQQRGGRWN